A genomic window from Macaca thibetana thibetana isolate TM-01 chromosome 16, ASM2454274v1, whole genome shotgun sequence includes:
- the PPY gene encoding pancreatic prohormone isoform X1, which translates to MDDGLRGWVDGPCFLGMGNLQPGLSTSPLLAPQMAATRLCLSLLLLSTCVALLLQPLLGAQGAPLEPVYPGDNATPEQMAQYAADLRRYINMLTRPRYGKRHKEDTLAFSEWGSPHAAAPRELSPLDL; encoded by the exons ATGGATGATGGGCTAAGAGGCTGGGTAGATGGACCCTGCTTCCTGGGCATGGGAAATTTGCAGCCCGGGCTCTCCACCTCCCCTCTGCTTGCTCCTCAGATGGCTGCCACACGCCTCTGCCTTTCCCTGCTGCTCCTGTCCACCTGTGTGGCTCTGTTACTACAGCCACTGCTGGGTGCCCAGGGAGCCCCGCTGGAGCCAGTGTACCCAGGGGACAATGCCACGCCAGAGCAGATGGCCCAGTATGCGGCTGATCTCCGTAGATACATCAACATGCTGACCAGACCTAG GTATGGGAAAAGACACAAAGAGGACACGCTGGCCTTCTCGGAGTGGGGGTCCCCGCATGCTGCTGCCCCCAG GGAGCTCAGCCCGCTGGACTTGTAA
- the PPY gene encoding pancreatic prohormone isoform X2, translated as MAATRLCLSLLLLSTCVALLLQPLLGAQGAPLEPVYPGDNATPEQMAQYAADLRRYINMLTRPRYGKRHKEDTLAFSEWGSPHAAAPRELSPLDL; from the exons ATGGCTGCCACACGCCTCTGCCTTTCCCTGCTGCTCCTGTCCACCTGTGTGGCTCTGTTACTACAGCCACTGCTGGGTGCCCAGGGAGCCCCGCTGGAGCCAGTGTACCCAGGGGACAATGCCACGCCAGAGCAGATGGCCCAGTATGCGGCTGATCTCCGTAGATACATCAACATGCTGACCAGACCTAG GTATGGGAAAAGACACAAAGAGGACACGCTGGCCTTCTCGGAGTGGGGGTCCCCGCATGCTGCTGCCCCCAG GGAGCTCAGCCCGCTGGACTTGTAA